tccttcctcaggacggcagtgggagggagaagcagggccTGGGGTGGGAGGCGCCAGTCCGGCCCAAGAAGGGGCCACGGGGAGAGAAACCACGTGGATCACGGCTTACCAGAGGGGCCTCTGACCTTCCCCACCATCCctggccccctccgccccgcagcTGAGCCGCCCAGTCACCCTGAATGCCAACGTCCAGCTGGCCCGGCTCCCACAGCAGAACCAGAATGTGGGCAGTGGGACCCAGTGCCTGGCCATGGGCTGGGGCCGAAGGGGCAATAATGCCCCCGCAGCCCATATTCTTCAGGAGCTCAACGTCACTGTGGTAACCAACCAATGCCAGCGGAACATCATCTGCACCCTGGTGCCAAGTCGCCGGGCAGGCATTTGCTTCGTGAGTACCCGCTTTTCCTTAGGTTGCTCAGTCTATGCTTCCTTATGCAACCTTCTCTTTCTTGGTATTCCTCACCAGAGACATTGGTTGCCCCAGACTAAGTAAAcctattaaattcccattttgtaagtaaggaaacagaggcacagagaagtgaagcaggcaggtggcagagctggaatttagagcccagatcctctgactcccaaggccagggctctttccactcaacatTGCTGCTCCTCTAACCTGTCCCTCGCCCACTACTATCCTTACTGTAATTCTTCCTCCACCTTTGGAGTCCAGGTCTAGtctggggacagggtggggatTTCCTCAAAACAGACTTGCTCAGCCTGACCTTTTTGACCTCCAGCAACACCTGGGGTCTTCTGACCTCAAACAAATCCAGACCAGGTCTGGAGGGGCTATGCTAAAGCGAGTCAAGTGTGGAACTGCCCTAGGCGAGGCTGTGGTGGGTGCCCTTTGACCTGGCTTGGACCCAAATGGGACTCCGGGGACCAAATAATTTCTTCTGGCCGCCATCTAGGGCGGCCTTTCTCCTTTGGCCCGCCCCCCTCTAATCAGCCTGATACagatctttgtctctctccctctcccccagggggATTCTGGAGGCCCGCTGGTGTGCAATGGGATAGTCCACGGTATCGACTCATTTGTCCGTGGCGGCTGCGCCTCCGGCTTCTGGCCCGACGGCTTTACCCGAGTGGCCCAGTACATCCAGTGGATCAACTCTGTCCTGCGCAGGCACACGGAGCGCCAGTGGCCCCAGCTGCCCCTTCCCTCAGGCACTGAGCCCCTCTGAGGATGTCATCCTGCCCAAAGGCACCAGCTCCGTGGGGGCGATGGGAGCCTGTGCCTGGCCAGATTCCCAACTGGGGGTGAAGCCGTTGTTCCCACCCCCGTGGCCGTCAAGGCTCCCACGAGACCTGAAAGCTTCCGAGCGGGACTGGAAAGAGCCAATTTGGGTCTCTCTCTGACCTGTCAGCCTCCCCCCAGCTCTGTCCTGCTTGCCTCCCTCATCCAGAAGCCTGGTCCCCATTTTCTACCTTGCACTCATATTCAAAAGTTGCCACCTAGGATCCCAGCTTCCTAACTCATTGACCCCCACCCAGACCCAGGATTTAGGAATCAGCAGCTGCCAAGCTTTGAACGACTCCAACTTCTACCAGGACCTGAAACTCCATCTAATTGTTCTCTCCACTCACTCCCCCACTCAGCCTTGTTTCTCCAGAGCACCAGGAACATCTAAGTTCAAACTCTCAGTCCGTCtcatttccctccatttccctgctgCCCTCATGGACCCTGTCGTAAGCGAAAATAAAATTTCTTGTATCAGGATGATGGCCTATGACTGCGGTTGGTGGTCCTCTCTATATTGGCAGCTGTGTACaagttggagggtgggggtgtgTATATGCGTGTGcctatgtgtatatgtgtgtgggttTTTGTATGTGATTGTGTTGGAGATGGGTTCTTCAGCCCCTGAGGGGGCCAAAGTCCTAACCTGGAAGAAGTGTGCGGGGAGTTGTGCAGCCTCAGTCTCTGCCGTCCTCCACATTCTCTGCCAGAGCGGCCACCCAGGGGAGTTGGGCTGGAATCAGACTCTTAACCGAGACCAGCTGTTggaggggacggggatgggggtggggtggcgcATGTAGTTCTgagggaattgtccattccagtgcTCTGGGATTCTGAACAGGGCTGTGGTCAGGGCTCTTGAGCCTGCAGTGACATGTTTACAGGGAGACTGGAAATGGTCCTTGATCCTGGGCAAGACCAGACCTCCTGCAGCTGGAGGCCCCAATGCCTGAGCCATTGTCAAATCTTGGGTTTGCCTGcctcccacatagaactcagccCTGCCTGGTCTCCAGGCCTCtcactcctccctttccctgttcCGGAGACGGAGAGGCTGAGTGGGAATTTCTGGCCGATCCTGTGAATTCCATCCCTGCCCCTTCCGTCTTCCTTCCTCACCCACCCAAACCAAATCCTGATTGATTTGTCTGGGTCCCCAGGGCTGGGACTGCACATGTGCAGGTACCCCTCAAAACTTCTTCCTTTCAATTATCAATTATCtgatattataattatcaattatcaggggtgggggggagtctgGGTTATTTGGGAGGAAGGCCTctcgcttctcttcttcctcttggtCGTATTTGGGAGGGAGgccttttgcttttcttctttttggTTGCCTTCTTTCTGACCATTCCCTTCCCCGGGGGCAGCGGCGGAGATCCGGGAGATCAGGGAGACTCAAATGTATCCACGATGCTCTGTGGTGAGTAGCTCTGGGAGAAGGTTGGTGGGGAGAATTTGGATTCTCTGTGAATTTCCATTGTGGGTGCTTTCCCTATCCCCTATGCCTTCAAAGAGCTGGGAGTTACCTGATCATGCTTGTCCATCAGAggacaagaaggaagaggaaagaggaagaaaaggaggaggagaaggaggagagggaggaggagaaggaggagagggaggaggagaaggaggagagggaggaggagaaggaggagagggagaaggaggagaacaaggaaaaggaggagagcaaggaggaAGAATGCCCTGTTCTGGGCAAGGTGGCAAGCTAACTCCAGGCCAGCCACCCTCAGGCACCCTGGGAATGGACCAGTATTGTGTTGTTCATGGAATTACTGTGTTTGTTCACAGACTTTTCGGAGATTGCGAAAGATCCAGCTGGAACACCGGGCCCTCTCCCTCAACTCCAACCTTCCAGCTGGCTCTTAGTCCCCCGAGGTCACAGTAGAAAGGCTTGAGGTGAGGGTGAGTGGGTAGAAGGCTCTGACTCAGGAGACACCCTTCCAGTGCTGCCTGGGAAAGCCTTGACTCACCCTCTCAGGACTGCTCCCCACAGCAATTCCCCCCGGTTCCCAGGGAATGCTACAGATTGCAGTTTTATCTCACCTTGCCACTCCATCCCCAACCTAAGGTTTGCGACAGGTGGAGCTGGTCCCTGGAGGAGCTTTGGgccaggggagtggaggggagagttGAGACTAGACCTTGGGCATTGTTCCGCGCCACCACCGCCAGCAGGGATCCGTGAATGTAGTCCAGGGACACTTATGAGTCATATGTATAGACGCCATCAGGCTTCTCTGTGCTGTCAGTTGCCATCTGGCCCCGACTGGGTGTCAAGAAACCATGCTTCCCCTAGGACAGCTAGGCGCTGGGTCCACACCTAGCATGTCTTCCCCTTCCCTGGAGtttcaggctggtctgtctgtccCTGTTCATCCTGAGATGGACAATCTATTCGGACAGAACTATTCACTGTGTCTCTCTCGTccctctcgctgctgaccccttgctcacgtcctctcttctgtctggcactccctccccttttattttcaacagaccaccaatctccccatcttcaaagccctgctggaaccatacttcctccaggaggccttattttttaatggcattcgttaagcgcttactacgtgtcaagcactgctctaagtgtgaCGGTAGATGTGTTAACTAGGTtgaacagagcccctgtccctcatggggctcacagtctaagcaggagggagaacgggagaactgaggcacagagaaattgtgacttgaccaaggtcatacagcaagcaattgacagagctgggattagaacccatgtcctttgattcccaggcccgtgctctttccactaggccatgctgcttccctggttaatctctcatcttcctaccctgCTCCCCACTCTCACACCCCActgccacttctgcatcacctaggcacttggggtACTCACCGCATGCCCCGTAGCACTTAATGTACAGATCTTaaaactctgttgcttttcccTACTTGTAATTGATTTGAGTGTCTCtgtcccttgctagactgtaagctactggagtacaaagatcatgtctacttactcttatGGTATTCTCCTctgaacagaataagtgctcaataaatactattgactgattgataaccttTGAAATGTGGGCAGAGGGACTGAAGAAGAAGAGGATATGTTCTGTTGGGGGAGGCAAGACagacacatgcaaacacacacacacacaaaggatggagggggggaatgtgaagaggaggaggaggaggaggaggaagggcacatCCCACGTAAGGGGAACAGTTAGGGGAGCAGCGCAGTGGCCAGAGAGTCACGTGCTGAGACAGTCAGCAGGTTGGATTAGTTCAAAGAGAGCTCAGGCTGCAGGATTGGAGACAGTCAGGAAAGAGCAGAGCAGTCGGAGGGCCAAGCACTGCAGAGGGTGGGACTTCTGATTCCCTCCTGGCTAAGAAGTAGGGGGTTAGCACCCCTCTGCACTGGAGTCCCTGAGCTAGGAACTCTGACTGACCCAGTGCCTGCCCCGTTCCTCAGTTGGAAAGGATCTAGGCATATTCCCCAGAGGGGTCCCTGCTAGCATCACCCTCTAGTGACAAGTCACAGAACCTCACCAATCCCAGAAGTGTTGCTCCCAGAAATTTCCTCCTAGAGATGAGGCCTTGGGGGAATTTGCCGATTCTGTTGGGTGGAGGTAGTCTGACCCAGTTGGAGAATCAATTTCCATCCAGATGGTTCCCCCAGTACCCCCGGCGCCTCCCTCCACCCAGCTCTCCCCAACAGGGCCTGACCCAAACAGCTGTTTGGGCTCTGTCTTGTTGATGTTGTGAAATGCTGACATTTCTTTGGCAGTACAAAGTGCTCCGTAACCCCGGCCCGTCTCCAGGCACCCTCCCCACACCATCCACCCCTACCGACTACTCCTCCTACCCTCATCTgggccccttttccctttctctggaaATCCCTGTCTCTCCTTATAAAGGGCCATTCTGTTTAAGGCAGGAACCACATCGCCAGGAGAACCAGTCTGAAAGGAGAACATGGAGAGCCACGGTTTCCGTTGGAGTTGGTTTCTGTTGGTGCTGAGCATCGCTGCATGTGGTGAGTCTGTTGGTGCTCTGCCTTTGGCTAGGTCACCTGGGGGGCTGGGAGTTCGGGGGGAGTGGTcggtgggggagaaaggaaggggatcGGTCCTCCTACCATCCCCTGGGGTGGAAAATCTAGCTGTCGTAGAGTGGTTTCACTGCTGGCCTCCTGAGGGCGGAGAgcagccttctcctctgcctgaggCTCCCTTCACAACTGAACTGCAGGGCTACAACACTCCCAGCTTGCAGATACCCTTTAAGGGGAAAAGAtggttcccccttcacctcccctaccTTGTGTCCAGCTGGGAGTGAAGACGCTGATTCTATTCCCCTTGGCTGTTCTAGCTGGACTCTCAACCTGGCTCACCCCTGACCGCTCAGGAGCAGGGCTGGAAAGATGCCAGATCAGGTCTCTCTGACCCATTAGCTCTGTGCAGTCTGTCTACTCCTCCACGGTTCAGTCTCACTTGCTGCAGGTGGAAGGAATTTATGTcagactaagtgttgggaaattcCAGAATGGGACCCAAGGAGGATTTTGAGGACTAAGGGAGATGGCTGgggagaatccctacccaacaccccCACTCTtatctcaagtcatcatgctaCTCCTTACTCTCTCTCTCGATGCTCAAATCTTGGCCCTCAACAGCCGGCCCTCTCGCCATCCCCCTTGCTTCTCCGTCTCTCCAATGATCTGGCATCACTAATCCACCACCCcaaatcacctccacagtacgctccctccactcttcctcctAGGTTCGTTGGCACAAAACCAGGCACTGGGATGACTTCAGCCAGCTCAAATTCACCCTTCCCTGCTATAACTGTCATGTCTTCCACTCAGCGACACACACGACTCCGATGCCCACTGCCTCCGCCAACTAGTCTAGACCTTGAACTTCTTCCTGAAACCCCAGTAcccccgccttcctcctctctcacccctggTAACCTCACCAACTACTATGTTGACAAATCAAAACCGACAGGCATGCGCTCCCCGAAatctcccccccaacctcctcagttccctcccaccTCGATATTCATTCTCTCATCCATTTCCTCTCTGGAAACCCTATCTAATCATGGTTTTTCTAATACAGttctcttctgattctcctcctatctctgactgttccttctaGGTCTCTTTACCTGGcactttctctgcttcccactcgcTAAACTttgtgagtccctcaaggttccatTTAGGATCCTCTTCTATTTTCGGtctacacccacttctttggggagctcatctgctcacacGACTTCAACTAACACTTCCATGTggaggactcccaaatctatctcgccagccccaacctcttgccttctctgccatctcacatctcctcctgtctccaggacaccTCCTAACAGACACCCTGCCAGTACCTCAAGCTAaatgtgtccaaaactgagctccccatcttctctcccaaatcatctcctccacccaacttttccatcacagtagacaacaccaccaccgtCCCCTATCTCAAGCTTATAGCCaaggcattattcttgactcctccctctctttcaatccccatattcagtctgtcatcaaatccggTTGTTCTTCCTCCAATGTATTTCCAggatccttcccttcttctccatccaaatgttcaccacactggtccaggcacttgccaTACGGtggcttgactactgtatcagtctccctGCTGACCGCCtggcctccaggctctcccctctccaatccatagttCCTCTACTGCCAGAACTATTTTTGCTAAAACAGCATTCTATacacatttccctactcctcaaaaacctccagttgttgcccattcctctctgcttcaaactgaaactcctgatTATTGGTTTAAAGTCATTAAtctattattctccctcctacttatcaactctcttctcccgTTTCATCccagctcacagccttcattcctctcaaaccagccttctcactgtgtctcgttctcatcTCCCACCGCTGACTCCTCGTTCATGCCCTTCTTCCTGCTTAGAACttactccctcttcacatctgacggaACAGTGCTATCttttcttcaaaacccttctgaagactcatctcctcctgaaggccttccctgattgacttCTAATCTCTCCACTTTATATCCCCTAACTGTCTCTTCAACACTtccacaccacctaagcacttcggTACTCACTACACCcttagcgcttatgtacatacctttgtaATCTATTacttttctctatctgtaattgattttggtgtctgcctccctgattagactgaaagcttcttgagttaattttactcttccaactgtttagtacagtgctctgcacacaatagctgCTCAaaaattactactgattgattgattgattgattgattgaagggggtaggtgcagtgtgaccttgaggcagggggatggcccaGATAACCATTCCCAGCCCTGAGTAATCTGGGACGTGGCCAGGTAAGGATCCTGAGACAGTCCCAGATGCTTCATTCCTGGCTTTTTCCTTCCATAGGTGCCCACCCTCGGGGTCGGATCCTGGGGGGATGGGAAGCCACCCCCAACCTGCTGCCCTACATGGCATCACTCCAGCAGGCCGGGAAGCATGTATGTGGTGGCTTCCTCATCTCTGACCAGTGGGTGCTGAGCGCCGCACACTGTGCCGAGGAGATGTGAGTCCACTGTGCGTgtccagggaggaaggggaagagggcacGGGGGCGCCTGGGAGAAATTTGGCTGGAGGGACCTCACAAACAGAGATCTGTCCCCCCTTATCCCCACACCCACAACTTCTCCTGAAAAGCATCTCTCCCAAAGGTTACACAGCCTGAGGCTCCTGAGAAATGTTCCTTACCTTCATCCAGGgctgctcccctccccaaattGAAGGGAAAGCAATGGGAGTGGCAGAGGGATACCCCTAATTTACATCTCCTTGGGGAAAACTCAGATTAATCCCTTTCTCCTGCCACTGGGCTGTCTGTCCAGGGTCCTCCAGTCTGGGAGAACAGTCTGGGTCTCCACGTTTGTTCTTGGGGAGTCCTGAAGGGTACCTGCTTCTGGTGCTTGGTGTCCCTGATgtatgtgcgtgtgcgtgtgcacATGTAGGTGTGGGGAAATGTGTGCGACCATGTTCTCTGTTTCCtctattagactgtcagctcctcaaagGAGGAGAAGACATGGTCCTAGTCTTCAAGGGGCTGACGGGGGAGACCCATAGATGGACAagcagatgatgataataataataataaggatggtattttttaagcacttactatgtgtcaagccccgttctaagatACAAGGCGGCAAGGGGAGAGCTACATTAAAACCCAGACCCATATGGGTACAGGGAACAGGGGTCCAGTGATGATCACTATACTGAGCTGAATtcaggggctggaggctgggggatgcACTAGGGGACTTTGGTGGGCCCTACCCCTGTCTGTCAGTGGCTGGCTCCAGAGGGGGACAGTAAAGGCAATGGGGGAGTCAGGCTAG
This genomic stretch from Ornithorhynchus anatinus isolate Pmale09 chromosome X1, mOrnAna1.pri.v4, whole genome shotgun sequence harbors:
- the LOC791113 gene encoding neutrophil elastase (The RefSeq protein has 6 frameshifts compared to this genomic sequence) yields the protein MTPFLTVTILLQAAAWGLTLGSKIVGAVMLFPLAPYIASLQRNRGGHFCGGTLIHQQFVMTAAHCINSRNVRSVRVVLGAHNLRAQESTRQTYSVDQIFENGFSPQTLQNDILLVKLSRPVTLNANVQLARLPQQNQNVGSGTQCLAMGWGKAIMPAAHILQELNVTVVTNQCQRNIICTLVPSRRAGICFGDSGGPLVCNGIVHGIDSFVRGGCASGFWPDGFTRVAQYIQWINSVLRRHTERQWPQLPLPSGTEPL
- the LOC791113 gene encoding neutrophil elastase isoform X1, which produces MPIPSPRPDFDLLEDEDNACSLKWIPNSINQLISGLTLGSKIVGGRDAVPHSRPYIASLQRNRGGHFCGGTLIHQQFVMTAAHCINSRNVRSVRVVLGAHNLRAQESTRQTYSVDQIFENGFSPQTLQNDILLVKLSRPVTLNANVQLARLPQQNQNVGSGTQCLAMGWGRRGNNAPAAHILQELNVTVVTNQCQRNIICTLVPSRRAGICFGDSGGPLVCNGIVHGIDSFVRGGCASGFWPDGFTRVAQYIQWINSVLRRHTERQWPQLPLPSGTEPL